The Pseudomonas wenzhouensis genome has a segment encoding these proteins:
- a CDS encoding cell division protein ZapA, with the protein MTQSNTVTVHILDKEYCIACPQDERANLESAARYLDGKMREIRTSGKVIGADRVAVMAALNITHDLLHKQQRLDQDASSTRQQVRDLLDRVDHALADDPTP; encoded by the coding sequence ATGACCCAGTCGAACACCGTGACCGTCCACATTCTGGACAAAGAATATTGCATCGCCTGCCCGCAGGATGAACGCGCCAACCTGGAAAGCGCTGCCCGCTACCTGGACGGCAAGATGCGTGAAATCCGCACCAGCGGCAAGGTGATTGGCGCCGACCGCGTGGCGGTGATGGCCGCTCTGAACATCACCCATGACCTGCTGCACAAGCAGCAGCGCCTGGATCAGGACGCCAGCTCCACCCGCCAGCAGGTACGCGATCTGCTCGATCGTGTCGACCATGCGCTGGCCGACGACCCGACGCCCTGA
- a CDS encoding TIGR02449 family protein, with amino-acid sequence MEDADLHALTAKLELLIQRVEQLKAHNRLLLANEQAWREERAHLIEKNELARHKVESMISRLKALEQDS; translated from the coding sequence ATGGAAGACGCCGATTTGCACGCATTGACCGCCAAGCTGGAGCTGCTGATCCAGCGTGTCGAGCAGCTAAAGGCTCACAACCGACTCCTGCTGGCGAATGAACAGGCCTGGCGCGAGGAACGCGCTCATCTGATCGAAAAGAACGAATTGGCCCGGCACAAGGTCGAATCGATGATTTCGCGCCTCAAAGCCCTGGAGCAGGACTCATGA
- a CDS encoding YecA family protein — protein sequence MSIPSSPYAAFAALLSSAGHPVSPAELHGLLLGRSCAGAGFDADAWLLDAADLLGGEPQDNVRQALIGLQEMVKGELCSEDITVVLLLPDDEAPLTQRAVALGQWCQGFLAGFGLTARDGALSAEAMEVLQDLSAIAQVQSALEESEDGESDYMEVMEYLRVAPLLLFTECAKPAVPAAKPSLH from the coding sequence ATGTCGATTCCAAGCTCTCCCTACGCCGCCTTCGCCGCTCTGCTCAGCAGCGCCGGGCATCCCGTTTCCCCTGCCGAACTGCACGGCCTGTTGCTGGGTCGCAGTTGCGCGGGCGCCGGCTTCGACGCCGACGCCTGGCTGCTCGACGCGGCTGATCTGCTCGGCGGCGAGCCGCAGGACAACGTGCGCCAGGCGCTGATCGGCCTGCAGGAGATGGTCAAGGGCGAATTGTGCAGCGAGGACATCACCGTGGTGCTGCTGTTGCCCGATGACGAAGCCCCGCTGACGCAGCGCGCGGTCGCGCTGGGGCAATGGTGCCAGGGCTTTCTCGCCGGTTTCGGCTTGACCGCCCGCGACGGTGCGCTGAGCGCCGAGGCCATGGAAGTGTTGCAGGATCTCTCCGCCATCGCCCAGGTGCAGAGTGCCCTGGAAGAGTCCGAAGATGGCGAGAGCGACTACATGGAGGTCATGGAGTACCTGCGGGTGGCGCCGCTGCTGCTGTTCACCGAATGCGCCAAGCCCGCCGTGCCTGCCGCCAAACCCTCCCTGCACTGA